One Mycolicibacterium crocinum DNA window includes the following coding sequences:
- the fadD1 gene encoding fatty-acid--CoA ligase FadD1 — MIDTVQKLLRTRADDDSVAVISPERTWTWREYLAEAAAEASALLALLDQTRPRHVGALMTNSPAYVRSMAAAALGGYVLCGINTTRRGEGLLSDIRRSDCQLLLVDDEHAPLLDGLDRAGIPVLNVTGPRYAETVVAAKPLVPHEVTGADPFMMIFTSGTSGNPKAVPFVHAMSVMCGLSLVAQMDITADDVCYLAMPLFHSNGVAVGFSVAITAGAAMVPVKFSVSRLLPDLRRYGITFMNYVGKPLALVLATPEQPDDADNPLRVMYGNEATERDIAEFSRRFGCRVIDAFGSSEFAVVVVREDGTPPGSIGKGWGGVAIYHPDTVTECATAVFDEHGALLNADDAVGELVNTTGSGPFGGYYNDPAATSERIRHGMYWTGDLAYRDADGWIYLAGRTSDWMRVDGENMAAAPIERIMLRLPQINQVAVYAVPDEQVGDQVMAAVVLRQGDSLIPAQFEEFLAAQPDLSPKAWPRFIRINDDLPQTATNKILKRELSAAGVTAGDGVLWEREARGASYRVVSAQTSTRA, encoded by the coding sequence ATGATCGACACCGTCCAGAAACTGTTGCGGACCCGCGCCGACGACGATTCCGTCGCGGTCATCTCACCCGAGCGCACCTGGACGTGGCGCGAGTATCTCGCGGAGGCCGCCGCGGAAGCCTCCGCGCTGTTGGCACTTCTGGATCAGACGCGGCCGAGACACGTCGGTGCACTGATGACGAATTCGCCGGCCTACGTGCGGTCGATGGCCGCCGCCGCGCTCGGCGGCTATGTGCTCTGCGGTATCAACACCACCCGCCGTGGTGAGGGCCTGCTCTCCGACATCCGCCGTTCGGACTGCCAGCTGCTGCTGGTCGACGACGAGCACGCGCCGCTCCTCGACGGGCTGGACCGCGCGGGCATCCCCGTGCTGAACGTGACCGGCCCCCGCTACGCCGAAACGGTAGTTGCTGCGAAACCGCTTGTCCCGCATGAGGTCACCGGCGCCGATCCGTTCATGATGATCTTCACCTCCGGCACGAGTGGCAATCCGAAGGCCGTGCCGTTCGTCCACGCGATGAGTGTGATGTGCGGCCTGAGCCTGGTCGCGCAGATGGACATCACCGCCGACGACGTGTGCTACCTCGCGATGCCGCTGTTTCACTCCAACGGGGTGGCGGTCGGCTTCTCAGTGGCGATCACCGCCGGTGCGGCGATGGTGCCGGTGAAGTTCTCGGTGTCGCGGCTGCTGCCGGATCTGCGCCGCTACGGCATCACGTTCATGAACTATGTGGGCAAGCCGCTGGCGCTGGTGCTCGCCACACCCGAGCAACCCGACGATGCCGACAACCCGCTGCGCGTCATGTACGGCAACGAGGCCACCGAGCGCGATATCGCCGAGTTCTCACGGCGTTTCGGCTGCCGCGTCATCGACGCCTTCGGTTCCAGCGAGTTCGCTGTCGTGGTGGTCCGCGAGGACGGCACCCCGCCCGGCTCGATCGGCAAGGGCTGGGGAGGCGTCGCGATCTATCATCCGGACACCGTGACCGAATGCGCCACCGCTGTTTTCGACGAGCACGGTGCACTATTGAACGCCGACGACGCGGTCGGGGAGTTGGTGAACACCACCGGCTCGGGACCGTTCGGCGGCTACTACAACGACCCGGCCGCCACCTCCGAGCGGATCCGGCACGGCATGTACTGGACCGGTGACCTCGCCTACCGCGATGCCGACGGCTGGATCTATCTGGCCGGTCGCACCTCGGACTGGATGCGGGTTGACGGCGAGAACATGGCCGCCGCGCCGATCGAACGGATCATGCTGCGGCTACCGCAGATCAATCAGGTGGCGGTGTACGCGGTGCCCGACGAGCAGGTCGGCGATCAGGTGATGGCGGCAGTCGTTCTGCGCCAAGGGGACTCGCTCATCCCGGCCCAGTTCGAGGAGTTCCTGGCCGCTCAGCCCGACCTGTCGCCGAAGGCATGGCCGCGGTTCATCCGCATCAACGACGACCTACCGCAGACGGCCACCAACAAAATCCTCAAGCGGGAACTGAGCGCGGCCGGTGTGACCGCAGGCGATGGTGTGCTCTGGGAGCGGGAAGCCCGCGGCGCCAGTTATCGGGTGGTCAGCGCGCAAACATCAACGCGCGCTTGA
- a CDS encoding succinate dehydrogenase iron-sulfur subunit, with amino-acid sequence MTIAPDVKEPALPPIPDGAVMVTLKIARFNPEDPDSAGYQSFRVPCLPSDRLLNLLIYVKSYLDGTLTFRRSCAHGVCGSDAMRINGVNRLACKVLMRDLLPKKDKPLTITIEPIRGLAVEKDLVVNMEPFFDAYRAVKPYLITSGNPPTRERIQSPTDRARYDDTTKCILCACCTTSCPVYWSEGSYFGPAAIVNAHRFIFDSRDEGAAERLDILNDVDGVWRCRTTFNCTDACPRGIEVTKAIQEVKRALMFAR; translated from the coding sequence ATGACGATCGCACCTGACGTTAAAGAGCCCGCGCTGCCGCCGATCCCGGACGGGGCGGTGATGGTGACGCTGAAGATCGCGCGGTTCAACCCGGAGGATCCCGACAGCGCCGGCTACCAGAGTTTCCGGGTGCCGTGCCTGCCGTCGGATCGGCTGTTGAATCTGCTGATCTACGTGAAGAGTTACCTGGACGGGACGTTGACATTCCGCCGCTCCTGCGCGCACGGGGTGTGCGGCTCGGACGCGATGCGGATCAACGGCGTGAACCGGTTGGCGTGCAAGGTGTTGATGCGCGACCTGCTGCCCAAGAAGGACAAGCCGCTCACCATCACCATCGAGCCCATCCGCGGTTTGGCCGTGGAGAAGGACCTCGTGGTGAACATGGAGCCGTTCTTCGACGCCTACCGCGCGGTGAAGCCTTACCTGATCACGTCGGGCAATCCGCCTACCCGCGAACGCATCCAGAGCCCCACTGACCGGGCCCGCTACGACGACACCACCAAGTGCATCCTGTGCGCCTGCTGCACCACGAGCTGCCCGGTGTACTGGAGCGAGGGGTCGTACTTCGGGCCTGCCGCGATCGTCAACGCGCACCGGTTCATCTTCGACAGCCGCGACGAGGGTGCGGCCGAGCGCCTTGACATCCTCAACGATGTCGACGGGGTGTGGCGCTGCCGCACGACGTTCAACTGCACCGACGCCTGCCCGCGCGGCATCGAGGTCACCAAGGCGATCCAGGAGGTCAAGCGCGCGTTGATGTTTGCGCGCTGA
- the sdhA gene encoding succinate dehydrogenase flavoprotein subunit, translating into MITEHRYDVVIVGAGGAGMRAAVEAGPRVRTAVLTKLYPTRSHTGAAQGGMCAALANVEEDNWEWHTFDTVKGGDYLADQDAVEIMAKEAIDAVLDLEKMGMPFNRTPEGRIDQRRFGGHTRDHGKAPVRRACYAADRTGHMILQTLYQNCVKHDVQFFNEFYALDLVLTETPSGPVASGVVAYELATGDIHVFHAKAIVFATGGSGRMYKTTSNAHTLTGDGLGIVFRKGLPLEDMEFHQFHPTGLAGLGILISEAVRGEGGRLLNGEGERFMERYAPTIVDLAPRDIVARSMVLEVLEGRGAGPHKDYVYIDVRHLGEDVLEAKLPDITEFARTYLGVDPVKELVPVYPTCHYVMGGIPTTVTGQVLRDNTTTVPGLYAAGECACVSVHGANRLGTNSLLDINVFGRRAGISAANYALGHDFVDLPEEPAGKVVGWVADILSEHGNERVADIRGALQQSMDNNAAVFRTEETLKQALTDIHALKERYARISVHDKGKRYNSDLLEAIELGFLLELAEVTVVGALNRKESRGGHAREDYPNRDDTNYMRHTMAYKEGSDLLSDIRLDYKPVVQTRYEPMERKY; encoded by the coding sequence ATGATTACCGAACACCGCTACGACGTGGTCATCGTCGGTGCAGGCGGAGCCGGCATGCGCGCCGCCGTCGAGGCGGGCCCGCGGGTGCGGACCGCGGTGCTGACCAAGCTGTACCCGACCCGTTCCCACACCGGCGCCGCCCAGGGCGGCATGTGCGCTGCGCTGGCCAATGTCGAAGAGGACAACTGGGAATGGCACACCTTCGACACCGTCAAGGGTGGCGACTACCTGGCCGACCAGGACGCCGTCGAGATCATGGCCAAGGAAGCCATCGACGCGGTGCTCGACCTGGAGAAGATGGGGATGCCGTTCAACCGCACCCCCGAGGGTCGCATCGACCAGCGCCGGTTCGGCGGGCACACCCGCGACCACGGCAAGGCGCCGGTGCGCCGGGCCTGTTATGCCGCCGACCGCACCGGCCACATGATTCTGCAGACGCTGTACCAAAACTGCGTCAAACACGACGTGCAGTTCTTCAACGAGTTCTATGCACTCGACCTGGTGCTGACCGAAACCCCGAGCGGCCCGGTGGCCAGCGGAGTGGTGGCCTACGAGCTCGCCACCGGCGACATCCACGTCTTCCACGCCAAGGCGATCGTGTTCGCCACCGGCGGCTCCGGCCGGATGTACAAGACCACCTCCAACGCCCACACGCTGACCGGTGACGGCCTGGGCATCGTGTTTCGTAAGGGACTTCCGTTGGAGGACATGGAGTTTCACCAGTTCCACCCGACCGGTCTGGCCGGGTTGGGCATCCTGATCTCCGAAGCCGTGCGCGGCGAGGGCGGACGGCTGCTCAACGGCGAGGGCGAGCGGTTCATGGAGCGCTACGCCCCCACCATCGTCGACCTGGCGCCGCGCGATATCGTCGCCCGCTCGATGGTGCTCGAGGTCCTGGAAGGCCGCGGCGCCGGCCCACACAAGGACTACGTCTACATCGACGTGCGCCACCTCGGCGAGGACGTGCTCGAGGCCAAGCTGCCCGACATCACCGAGTTCGCCCGCACCTACCTCGGCGTAGACCCGGTCAAGGAGCTCGTGCCGGTCTACCCGACGTGCCACTACGTGATGGGCGGCATCCCGACCACGGTCACCGGACAGGTGTTGCGGGACAACACCACAACGGTTCCGGGCCTGTATGCCGCCGGTGAATGCGCGTGCGTGTCGGTGCACGGCGCCAACCGCCTGGGCACCAACTCGCTGCTGGACATCAACGTCTTCGGCCGCCGTGCCGGCATCTCCGCCGCAAACTATGCCCTGGGCCACGATTTCGTCGACCTGCCCGAGGAACCGGCCGGCAAGGTCGTCGGCTGGGTCGCCGACATCCTCTCCGAGCACGGCAACGAACGGGTGGCCGACATCCGCGGTGCGCTGCAGCAGTCGATGGACAACAACGCCGCGGTGTTCCGCACCGAGGAGACGCTCAAGCAGGCGCTCACCGACATCCACGCTCTCAAGGAGCGCTACGCGCGAATCAGCGTGCACGACAAGGGGAAGCGCTACAACAGCGACTTGCTGGAGGCCATCGAATTGGGCTTCCTGCTGGAGCTGGCCGAGGTCACCGTCGTCGGTGCGTTGAACCGCAAGGAATCTCGTGGCGGCCATGCCCGTGAGGACTACCCGAACCGCGACGACACCAACTACATGCGCCACACGATGGCGTACAAGGAAGGGTCGGATCTGCTCAGCGACATCCGGCTGGACTACAAGCCCGTCGTGCAGACCCGCTACGAGCCGATGGAGCGCAAGTATTAA
- a CDS encoding succinate dehydrogenase hydrophobic membrane anchor subunit → MSAPESRLGPPAPILERSHDRPAGLDNPRTPRRRSGMPNFEKYAWLFMRFSGVVLIFLALGHLFIGLMWDGGVYKIDFNYVAQRWASPFWQTWDLLLLWLAQLHGGNGIRTIIGDYARKDSTKFWLNSLLVIAMLITLVVGTYVLLTFNPNIS, encoded by the coding sequence AGCGCGCCCGAAAGCCGGCTCGGGCCGCCGGCCCCGATCCTCGAACGCAGCCACGACCGTCCGGCCGGGCTGGACAACCCGCGCACCCCACGGCGGCGCTCCGGGATGCCGAACTTCGAGAAGTACGCCTGGCTGTTCATGCGGTTCTCCGGCGTCGTCCTGATCTTCCTCGCGCTCGGCCACCTGTTCATCGGGCTGATGTGGGACGGCGGCGTCTACAAGATCGACTTCAACTACGTCGCGCAGCGCTGGGCCTCACCGTTCTGGCAGACCTGGGACCTACTGCTGCTGTGGTTGGCCCAGCTGCACGGCGGCAACGGGATCCGCACGATCATCGGTGACTACGCCCGCAAGGACTCCACGAAGTTCTGGCTCAACTCGCTGCTGGTGATCGCGATGCTCATCACCTTGGTGGTGGGCACCTACGTGCTGCTCACCTTCAACCCCAACATCTCCTAG